From Verrucomicrobiia bacterium, the proteins below share one genomic window:
- a CDS encoding CbiX/SirB N-terminal domain-containing protein — MSKDELSDAALVLVGHGSTLNADSSAPTYQHADELRRGEIFGQVIECFWKLEPGITGVLRGVFAPRVFVVPLFISEGYFTEQVIPRELGLCENGQSDFSRVQQRGAQQIYYCGPVGTHASMTEVILSRAREVVEKYPFPRVPKPRETTLFIAGHGTGNNENSRKAIERQVELIRARDIYADVQPSFMEEDPRIGDCYKLAATRNIVMVPFFISDGLHSFEDIPQMLGEAKKIVEERLKNGQPTWRNPTEKNSKLVWYSRSVGNEPHIADVILERVREMARSAPVAA; from the coding sequence ATGAGCAAAGATGAATTATCCGACGCGGCGCTGGTGCTGGTCGGGCATGGCTCGACGTTGAACGCGGATTCGAGCGCGCCGACTTATCAGCATGCGGATGAACTGCGGCGCGGGGAAATCTTCGGGCAGGTGATCGAATGTTTTTGGAAATTGGAACCGGGCATCACCGGGGTATTGCGTGGGGTTTTTGCGCCGCGAGTATTTGTCGTGCCACTTTTTATCAGCGAAGGCTATTTCACCGAGCAGGTGATTCCGCGCGAACTCGGGCTGTGCGAGAATGGCCAATCGGACTTTTCCCGCGTGCAACAACGCGGCGCTCAGCAGATATATTATTGCGGCCCGGTCGGCACGCACGCGAGCATGACGGAAGTTATCCTGAGCCGGGCGCGCGAGGTCGTGGAGAAGTATCCGTTTCCACGCGTGCCGAAGCCCAGGGAGACGACGTTGTTTATTGCCGGTCACGGCACGGGAAATAACGAGAATTCGCGCAAGGCCATCGAGCGGCAAGTCGAGTTGATCCGGGCGCGGGACATTTATGCGGACGTTCAGCCTTCATTCATGGAGGAGGATCCGCGCATCGGTGATTGCTATAAACTGGCGGCGACGCGGAATATCGTGATGGTACCGTTTTTTATCAGCGATGGGTTGCATTCGTTCGAGGACATTCCGCAGATGCTCGGCGAAGCTAAAAAAATTGTCGAAGAGCGGTTGAAGAATGGCCAGCCGACTTGGCGAAATCCGACGGAGAAAAATTCCAAGCTGGTTTGGTATAGCCGCAGCGTGGGCAATGAGC